From a single Streptomyces sp. NBC_01264 genomic region:
- a CDS encoding GNAT family N-acetyltransferase — MITTIRDLRPNDPADAEHVVRVRRAALPFMIGTARGVAFEVASAHPDKRYRLLVAENADGLVVGTAQVGIVHDSTEPGQGFVNAYVDPAHRGLGAGAALLGAAEEHLGAEGAKEAYAWVLDEPAHRAFAERHGYRASRSAHFLRLDLATAALPSLPGNLPDGVELRAGSAFAADPRPLFEADAAGTLDEPGDVAVEFDDYEDWLRNTWEHPYLDRELTTVVLVDGEVAGFTAAHTDGAGRYSSAMTATLRPFRGRGLARLAKTDSLLRARAAGCTEAFTGNDTGNTPMLAVNARFGYEVCATETRFTKQL; from the coding sequence GTGATCACAACCATCCGGGATCTGCGCCCGAACGACCCGGCCGACGCCGAGCACGTCGTACGGGTGCGCCGCGCCGCCCTCCCCTTCATGATCGGTACCGCCCGCGGGGTCGCCTTCGAGGTGGCCTCCGCCCACCCCGACAAGCGCTACCGCCTCCTCGTCGCCGAGAACGCCGACGGCCTCGTCGTCGGCACCGCCCAGGTCGGCATCGTCCACGACAGCACCGAGCCCGGCCAGGGCTTCGTCAACGCCTACGTCGACCCGGCCCACCGCGGTCTCGGCGCCGGGGCCGCTCTGCTGGGCGCGGCCGAGGAGCATCTGGGAGCCGAGGGCGCGAAGGAGGCGTACGCCTGGGTCCTCGACGAGCCGGCGCACCGCGCGTTCGCCGAGCGGCACGGCTACCGCGCCTCCCGTTCCGCGCACTTCCTGCGCCTCGACCTCGCCACGGCCGCCCTGCCGTCGCTTCCCGGGAACCTCCCGGACGGGGTCGAGCTGCGCGCCGGCTCGGCCTTCGCCGCCGATCCGCGCCCGCTCTTCGAGGCCGACGCGGCGGGGACCCTGGACGAACCGGGCGATGTCGCGGTGGAGTTCGACGACTACGAGGACTGGCTGCGGAACACCTGGGAGCACCCGTACCTCGACCGGGAGCTCACCACCGTGGTCCTGGTGGACGGCGAGGTGGCGGGCTTCACCGCCGCCCACACCGACGGGGCCGGACGGTACTCCTCGGCGATGACCGCCACCCTGCGCCCGTTCCGCGGCCGGGGACTGGCCCGGCTGGCCAAGACCGACTCGCTGCTGCGGGCCCGCGCGGCCGGCTGCACCGAGGCGTTCACCGGGAACGACACCGGCAACACCCCCATGCTCGCCGTCAACGCCCGGTTCGGGTACGAGGTCTGCGCCACGGAGACCCGCTTCACCAAGCAGCTGTGA
- a CDS encoding FABP family protein — protein MLEPAQENPFPDSHVLGEGPEPHPQLQPVLGLIGRWHGRGSGEYPTLEHGFRYEQEITFSHDGRPFLAYESRAWLIDDSGKAVRPAGRETGWWRILPDASVEVTLAHPTGIVETYVGQVSRADGADGTDSADGSHGADGTRIEMATDTVGLTPRAKEVTGMRRRYALQDGGLTIVQEMAAVGQPMQHHLQAVLYPRAN, from the coding sequence GTGCTCGAACCGGCGCAGGAGAACCCCTTCCCCGACAGCCACGTCCTCGGCGAGGGACCCGAGCCGCACCCGCAGCTCCAGCCGGTGCTCGGCCTCATCGGACGCTGGCACGGCCGGGGCAGCGGCGAGTACCCGACCCTGGAGCACGGGTTCCGGTACGAGCAGGAGATCACCTTCAGCCACGACGGCCGGCCCTTCCTCGCCTACGAGTCCCGCGCGTGGCTGATCGACGACTCCGGCAAGGCCGTGCGCCCCGCGGGCCGGGAGACCGGGTGGTGGCGGATCCTCCCGGACGCCTCGGTCGAGGTCACGCTCGCCCACCCGACGGGCATCGTCGAGACGTACGTCGGCCAGGTCTCCCGTGCGGACGGCGCCGACGGTACGGACAGTGCTGACGGCTCGCACGGTGCCGACGGCACGCGGATCGAGATGGCCACCGACACCGTCGGGCTGACCCCGCGGGCCAAGGAGGTCACCGGCATGCGGCGCCGGTACGCGCTCCAGGACGGCGGGCTGACGATCGTGCAGGAGATGGCCGCGGTGGGGCAGCCCATGCAGCACCACCTCCAGGCCGTGCTGTACCCGCGCGCCAACTGA
- a CDS encoding GntR family transcriptional regulator, which produces MTSTSPHLKIRIDGAAGAAAPYEQLRAQIAAGARAGRLPAGFKLPTVRGLAEELGLAANTVAKAYRALESDGVIETRGRAGSFVAAVGDGPAREAATAAQAYAERARRLGLTFDEATAAALDALRARYAD; this is translated from the coding sequence GTGACCTCGACTTCTCCGCACCTGAAGATCCGCATCGACGGCGCGGCGGGCGCCGCCGCCCCGTACGAGCAGCTGCGCGCTCAGATCGCCGCCGGGGCGCGGGCGGGCCGGCTGCCCGCCGGGTTCAAACTGCCGACGGTCCGCGGGCTCGCGGAAGAGCTGGGGCTGGCGGCGAACACCGTCGCGAAGGCCTACCGGGCGCTGGAGTCGGACGGTGTGATCGAGACGCGCGGCCGGGCGGGCAGCTTCGTGGCGGCGGTCGGCGACGGGCCCGCCCGCGAGGCGGCCACCGCCGCGCAGGCCTACGCGGAGCGGGCGCGGCGGCTGGGCCTGACCTTCGACGAGGCCACCGCGGCGGCGCTGGACGCGCTGCGCGCGCGGTACGCGGACTGA
- a CDS encoding ABC transporter permease: MSTLLSDGGAVLTRQLQKARHNPGLLILTQTMPVTMLLFFGYVFGSALAMPGSEYRQFLVPGLLAATAANGLMAGMFTAAQDAHRGVTDRFRTLPMSRSAVPLGQTAADVLTTGLSMVPLILVGLAMGWRAENGLPGALGAFGILLLFRFATAWAGTYLGLLSRSEEAAGQLGGATFVLPLLSSAYLPTAGLPGWLRTAAEWNPISAVAAAVRRLCGNAGGEAAADAAWPVAHPVAGALLWSLVLLALFVPAATRRFARGQE, from the coding sequence ATGAGCACCCTGCTGTCCGACGGCGGCGCCGTCCTCACCCGCCAGCTGCAGAAGGCCCGGCACAACCCCGGCCTGCTGATCCTCACGCAGACCATGCCGGTCACCATGCTGCTGTTCTTCGGCTACGTCTTCGGCAGCGCGCTCGCCATGCCCGGTTCCGAGTACCGGCAGTTCCTGGTCCCGGGGCTGCTCGCCGCCACCGCCGCGAACGGTCTGATGGCCGGCATGTTCACGGCCGCGCAGGACGCGCACCGCGGGGTCACCGACCGCTTCCGGACCCTGCCGATGAGCCGGAGCGCGGTTCCGCTCGGGCAGACGGCCGCGGACGTGCTGACGACCGGCCTCTCGATGGTCCCCCTGATCCTGGTCGGGCTGGCCATGGGCTGGCGTGCCGAGAATGGGCTCCCGGGGGCGCTCGGGGCCTTCGGCATCCTCCTGCTGTTCCGCTTCGCCACCGCGTGGGCGGGGACGTACCTCGGCCTGCTGAGCAGGAGCGAGGAGGCGGCGGGGCAGCTCGGGGGCGCCACCTTCGTCCTGCCGTTGCTCTCCAGCGCGTACCTGCCGACGGCCGGGCTGCCGGGGTGGCTGCGTACGGCCGCCGAGTGGAACCCGATCAGCGCGGTCGCGGCGGCGGTGCGCCGGCTCTGCGGGAACGCGGGCGGCGAGGCCGCCGCGGACGCCGCCTGGCCGGTCGCGCACCCGGTCGCCGGGGCGCTGCTGTGGTCCCTGGTCCTGCTGGCCCTGTTCGTACCGGCGGCCACGCGCCGGTTCGCGCGCGGCCAGGAGTGA
- a CDS encoding TetR/AcrR family transcriptional regulator, with amino-acid sequence MTPSGRSAEPEVIWARPPRAGRGPRPAHSRDSIAAEAVRIADEEGIDAVSMRRVAAGIGAGTMSLYNYVPRKEDLYELMVDTVSGEYDLAPPAGDWRADQLALARQTRAVMHRHPWLPRLLSPAHGFGPNALRYLEYSLECLAPLNASGAEKLELIAAVNGTVATFVAGELALAERARQLPWSEAEEQAVRAAWLGSRLMTGEYPLLAGVLATAPGVPGELADPAAVFDRSVSRLLGAWGA; translated from the coding sequence ATGACACCCAGCGGCCGCTCCGCTGAACCCGAAGTGATCTGGGCCCGCCCGCCGCGGGCCGGCCGCGGCCCCAGGCCCGCCCACAGCCGCGACTCGATCGCCGCCGAGGCGGTGCGGATCGCCGACGAGGAGGGGATCGACGCCGTCTCGATGCGGCGCGTGGCGGCCGGGATCGGCGCCGGCACCATGTCCCTCTACAACTACGTGCCGCGCAAGGAGGACCTGTACGAGCTGATGGTCGACACGGTCAGCGGGGAGTACGACCTCGCGCCGCCGGCCGGCGACTGGCGCGCCGACCAGCTCGCGCTGGCCCGCCAGACCCGGGCCGTCATGCACCGGCACCCCTGGCTGCCCCGGCTGCTGAGCCCGGCCCACGGCTTCGGCCCGAACGCCCTGCGGTACCTGGAGTACAGCCTGGAGTGCCTGGCCCCGCTGAACGCCTCCGGCGCGGAGAAGCTGGAGCTGATCGCCGCGGTCAACGGCACGGTCGCCACCTTCGTGGCGGGCGAGCTGGCCCTGGCCGAGCGGGCCCGCCAACTCCCCTGGAGCGAGGCCGAGGAACAGGCCGTACGGGCGGCCTGGCTCGGCTCCCGGCTGATGACGGGGGAGTACCCCCTCCTGGCGGGCGTCCTCGCGACCGCACCGGGCGTCCCGGGCGAACTGGCCGACCCGGCCGCGGTGTTCGACCGCTCGGTATCGCGCCTGCTGGGGGCCTGGGGGGCCTGA
- a CDS encoding SGNH/GDSL hydrolase family protein: MSTRMPRFAALASALLLAAGAALFGAGQATAAADFGYVALGDSYSSGVGAGNYDSASGNCKRTTRAYPALWAAAHAPQTFSFAACSGARTGDVMSGQLAPLNAGTDLVSITIGGNDAGFSDVMTTCVLQSEATCVSRVNQAKAYVDSTLPGQLDTVYNAIHSRSPGARVVVLGYPRFYKLNGTCVAGLSEGERAAINGASDYLNAAIAKRAANHGFAFASVAGAFTGHEICSGSEWLHSLNWLNIGESYHPTAAGQSGGYLPVFTGAA, translated from the coding sequence ATGAGCACGAGAATGCCTCGTTTCGCCGCACTGGCCTCTGCCCTGTTACTCGCCGCGGGCGCGGCCCTGTTCGGAGCCGGCCAGGCGACCGCCGCCGCCGACTTCGGCTACGTCGCCCTCGGCGACTCCTACTCCTCCGGCGTCGGCGCCGGCAACTACGACAGCGCCAGCGGGAACTGCAAGCGCACCACCCGCGCCTACCCGGCCCTCTGGGCCGCCGCACACGCCCCCCAGACCTTCTCCTTCGCCGCCTGCTCGGGTGCTCGTACGGGTGACGTGATGAGCGGCCAGCTCGCACCGCTGAACGCCGGCACCGACCTCGTCAGCATCACCATCGGCGGCAACGACGCCGGATTCTCCGACGTCATGACCACCTGCGTGCTCCAGTCCGAAGCCACCTGCGTCAGCCGGGTCAACCAGGCCAAGGCGTACGTGGACTCCACCCTCCCCGGCCAGCTCGACACGGTCTACAACGCCATCCACAGCCGGTCCCCGGGCGCCCGCGTGGTCGTCCTCGGCTATCCCCGCTTCTACAAGCTGAACGGCACCTGCGTGGCCGGGCTGTCGGAGGGCGAGCGCGCGGCCATCAACGGCGCCTCCGACTACCTCAACGCCGCCATCGCCAAGCGCGCCGCCAACCACGGCTTCGCCTTCGCCTCGGTCGCCGGCGCCTTCACCGGGCACGAGATCTGCTCCGGCAGCGAGTGGCTGCACAGCCTCAACTGGCTGAACATCGGCGAGTCCTACCACCCGACCGCCGCCGGACAGTCCGGCGGCTACCTGCCCGTCTTCACCGGCGCGGCCTGA
- a CDS encoding type ISP restriction/modification enzyme, whose amino-acid sequence MPWAVSSLRLGRAWIAAPDPATLRARWAALAAAEGAERERLFRPTRARTPGAGAAALPGQRAGSTARFADTPGPRPDPVRILREPFDEQWLLPDQRLIDLARPELWRVLDEQQLFVVEPAQPAELQVTAHLPAGRLGRIRPLHRRPGGAEPNLAPGLQQLLGERYGTWVTPEDVLCWILAAGRPGPRGYEVPLTADAARWRAGLELGHRVLSVRLRGARGGEAPRLPGGRRPYVRSALPAWPRELSYDPESETLMVGSGSVSPVPAGAWEYEVQGVRVLESWFTARLAHRDPEAEGLDAMGPAEWPQGWTSELLALVTTLALLSELEPERAAFEVGPALAAAELRAGGVLPPPDWARRPASVLDHQEEGPGGQFALL is encoded by the coding sequence ATGCCCTGGGCCGTGAGCTCCCTGCGCCTGGGCCGGGCCTGGATCGCGGCCCCCGATCCGGCGACCCTGCGTGCCCGGTGGGCCGCCCTGGCGGCCGCCGAGGGCGCCGAACGGGAGCGACTGTTCCGCCCGACCCGGGCGCGGACCCCGGGGGCCGGGGCGGCGGCCCTGCCGGGTCAGCGGGCCGGTTCCACGGCCCGCTTCGCGGACACTCCCGGGCCGCGCCCGGACCCCGTACGGATCCTGCGCGAGCCCTTCGACGAGCAGTGGCTGCTGCCCGACCAGCGGCTCATCGACCTGGCCCGCCCGGAGCTGTGGCGGGTGCTGGACGAGCAGCAGCTGTTCGTCGTGGAGCCCGCGCAGCCGGCGGAGCTGCAGGTCACCGCGCACCTCCCGGCCGGCCGGCTCGGCCGGATCCGCCCGCTGCACCGCCGCCCGGGCGGCGCCGAGCCCAATCTCGCCCCCGGGCTGCAACAGCTGCTCGGCGAGCGGTACGGCACCTGGGTCACCCCCGAGGACGTGCTCTGCTGGATCCTCGCCGCCGGCCGCCCCGGCCCCCGGGGGTACGAGGTCCCCCTCACCGCCGACGCCGCGCGCTGGCGCGCCGGGCTGGAGCTGGGCCACCGGGTGCTCTCCGTCCGGCTGCGCGGGGCCCGCGGCGGCGAGGCGCCCCGGCTGCCCGGCGGGCGCCGGCCGTACGTCCGCTCGGCGCTGCCGGCGTGGCCGCGCGAGCTCTCGTACGACCCGGAGAGCGAGACCCTCATGGTCGGGAGCGGCAGCGTGTCGCCCGTTCCGGCCGGGGCGTGGGAGTACGAGGTCCAGGGCGTCCGCGTCCTGGAGTCCTGGTTCACCGCCCGGCTCGCCCACCGGGACCCGGAGGCGGAGGGCCTGGACGCGATGGGCCCCGCCGAGTGGCCGCAGGGCTGGACCTCGGAGCTGCTGGCCCTGGTGACGACCCTGGCGCTGCTGTCCGAACTGGAGCCGGAGCGGGCGGCGTTCGAGGTGGGGCCCGCGCTGGCCGCCGCCGAGCTGCGGGCGGGCGGGGTGCTGCCGCCGCCGGACTGGGCCCGGCGGCCGGCCTCGGTCCTGGACCACCAGGAGGAGGGGCCGGGCGGGCAGTTCGCGCTGCTCTGA
- a CDS encoding ATP-binding cassette domain-containing protein, protein MTTTYAVLSEGLEKRYGSVHALRGLDLAVPPGTVCGLLGPNGAGKTTAVRILTTLTTPTAGRALVAGHDVTRDPASVRRSIGATGQFASVDGDLTGAENLRLFARLAGLRGRAVRDRADELLEGFGLTEAADRVAGTWSGGRRRRLDLAAGLVTRPRVLFLDEPTTGLDPAAREQIWRAVRDLAHEGTTVLLTTQYLEEADRIADDIVVVDHGRAVATGTPAELKALIGAYAEVCVDGAKALAHAAAVLDRLTGGLPALDHERLTAGATVLDAGLTLPQIVRALDAAGIAVTDASLRPPTLDEVFLRLTGARPATAPTDANAPTHDNAPAPAPAPAPAPEENAA, encoded by the coding sequence ATGACGACTACGTACGCTGTACTTAGTGAAGGTCTGGAGAAGAGGTACGGCTCGGTCCACGCACTGCGGGGCCTCGACCTCGCCGTCCCGCCGGGCACGGTGTGCGGCCTCCTCGGCCCCAACGGCGCGGGCAAGACCACCGCCGTCCGGATCCTCACCACGCTCACCACCCCCACGGCCGGCCGCGCCCTCGTCGCGGGCCACGACGTGACCCGGGACCCGGCCTCCGTCCGGCGCTCCATCGGGGCCACCGGCCAATTCGCCTCGGTCGACGGGGATTTGACCGGAGCCGAGAACCTCCGGCTGTTCGCCCGCCTCGCCGGACTGCGCGGCCGGGCCGTCCGGGACCGCGCCGACGAGCTGCTGGAGGGCTTCGGCCTCACCGAGGCCGCCGACCGGGTGGCGGGCACCTGGTCCGGCGGGAGGCGCCGGCGCCTCGACCTGGCCGCCGGACTGGTCACCCGGCCCCGCGTGCTGTTCCTCGACGAGCCCACGACCGGCCTCGACCCGGCGGCCCGCGAGCAGATCTGGAGGGCCGTACGCGACCTCGCGCACGAGGGGACCACCGTGCTCCTCACCACCCAGTACCTGGAGGAGGCCGACCGGATCGCCGACGACATCGTGGTCGTGGACCACGGCCGGGCGGTCGCCACCGGCACCCCTGCCGAGCTCAAGGCCCTGATCGGCGCCTACGCCGAGGTCTGCGTCGACGGGGCAAAGGCCCTCGCGCACGCGGCCGCCGTACTCGACCGGCTGACGGGGGGCCTGCCCGCCCTGGACCACGAGCGCCTCACCGCCGGCGCCACCGTCCTCGACGCCGGACTCACGCTGCCGCAGATCGTCCGGGCGCTCGACGCGGCCGGCATCGCCGTCACCGACGCGAGCCTGCGCCCGCCCACCCTCGACGAGGTGTTCCTGCGCCTCACCGGAGCCCGCCCCGCCACCGCACCCACCGACGCCAACGCACCCACACACGACAACGCCCCCGCACCCGCCCCCGCACCCGCCCCCGCACCCGAGGAGAACGCCGCATGA
- a CDS encoding DUF5925 domain-containing protein, whose protein sequence is MPANPQDALPIRLNVDDSDSPSDVVDALFLGRFASGEQPYSHSVSIDRVKPGVTLLPSGATVLRSARDSDRSATLAEGQGWTMLVSRWSRGADVTVTAISDELAALTLEEATEGAQDEPEPQPENVAMGFWYVSPRRGPYRTTRQIAAGTWEEVRPNYTAPVAGAMDRLMKVTPDDIAGRLLLLHGPPGTGKTSALRTLARSWRDWCQVDCVLDPERLFNDIGYLMDIAIGEDEGTAKSRWRLLLLEDCDELIRGEARHTAGQALSRLLNLTDGLLGQGRNVLVGVTTNEDLERLHPAVVRPGRCLARIEIGRLTHREAVDWLGTDEGISREGATLAELYALRRGASGPAALLPPQGQDTEAGMYL, encoded by the coding sequence ATGCCAGCCAACCCTCAGGACGCACTGCCGATCCGGCTCAACGTCGACGACAGCGACTCCCCGTCGGACGTCGTCGACGCGCTGTTCCTCGGCCGCTTCGCGTCAGGCGAGCAGCCCTACTCGCACAGCGTGTCGATCGACCGGGTCAAGCCGGGCGTGACCCTGTTGCCCTCCGGGGCAACGGTGTTGCGCTCCGCCCGGGACAGCGACCGCAGCGCGACGCTCGCCGAGGGCCAGGGCTGGACCATGCTCGTCTCCCGCTGGAGCCGGGGGGCGGACGTCACGGTGACGGCGATCAGCGACGAACTCGCCGCCCTGACGCTCGAGGAGGCGACCGAGGGCGCGCAGGACGAGCCCGAACCGCAGCCCGAGAACGTCGCGATGGGGTTCTGGTACGTCTCCCCGCGCCGCGGTCCGTACCGCACGACCCGTCAGATCGCGGCCGGCACCTGGGAAGAGGTGCGGCCCAATTACACGGCTCCGGTGGCCGGGGCGATGGACCGGCTGATGAAGGTCACCCCGGACGACATCGCCGGCCGGCTGCTCCTGCTGCACGGCCCTCCGGGCACCGGGAAGACCTCCGCCCTGCGCACGCTCGCCCGGTCCTGGCGGGACTGGTGCCAGGTGGACTGCGTACTGGACCCGGAGCGGCTGTTCAACGACATCGGCTACCTGATGGACATCGCGATCGGCGAGGACGAGGGCACCGCGAAGAGCCGCTGGCGGCTGCTGCTCCTGGAGGACTGCGACGAGCTGATCCGCGGCGAGGCCCGGCACACCGCCGGGCAGGCGCTGTCACGGCTGCTGAACCTCACGGACGGCCTGCTCGGGCAGGGCCGCAACGTCCTGGTGGGCGTCACGACCAACGAGGACCTGGAGCGGCTCCACCCGGCGGTGGTCCGGCCGGGGCGCTGCCTCGCCCGCATCGAGATCGGCCGGCTGACGCACCGTGAGGCGGTGGACTGGCTGGGCACCGACGAGGGCATCTCCCGCGAGGGAGCGACGCTGGCGGAGCTCTACGCCCTGCGCCGCGGCGCGTCGGGCCCCGCCGCCCTGCTGCCGCCGCAGGGCCAGGACACGGAGGCGGGGATGTACCTGTAG
- a CDS encoding CaiB/BaiF CoA transferase family protein, giving the protein MVTDPLPLDGITVVSVEQAVSAPFATRQLADLGARVIKVERPDGGDFARGYDTAAQGLASHFVWANRGKESIALDLKDPRGREVLHGLLDGADVFVQNLAQGAAARLGLDSAALCARYPRLVAVDVSGYGPEGPYAHKRAYDMLVQCEAGLVSVTGTPEQPVKAGIPAADIAAAMYAFSGVLAALLRRGTTGRGGRVEVSMLDALAEWMGHPLHHTMHGGEQPVRTGLAHAVIAPYDAYPTADGDRVLLSVQNDREWRRLAEQVLERPDLAEDPGFATNSARTANREKTDAVVAEALGRLDADTAIERLEAAGIACARLNSVAQLAAHPQLEARDRWREVGSPAGPLRALLPPIGLPGGAAPHMGAVPALGEHTEALLRALGMTGEQITALRRDGVVR; this is encoded by the coding sequence ATGGTTACCGATCCCCTTCCCCTCGACGGCATCACCGTCGTCTCCGTCGAGCAGGCCGTCTCCGCGCCCTTCGCGACCCGTCAGCTCGCCGACCTCGGGGCCCGGGTGATCAAGGTCGAGCGGCCCGACGGCGGGGACTTCGCGCGCGGCTACGACACCGCCGCGCAGGGTCTCGCCTCGCATTTCGTGTGGGCCAACCGGGGGAAGGAGTCGATCGCGCTCGACCTCAAGGACCCGCGGGGCCGCGAGGTCCTGCACGGTCTGCTCGACGGGGCCGACGTGTTCGTGCAGAACCTGGCGCAGGGTGCCGCCGCCCGGCTCGGGCTCGACTCGGCCGCGCTGTGCGCCCGCTACCCCCGGCTGGTCGCCGTGGACGTCTCCGGCTACGGGCCCGAAGGCCCGTACGCCCACAAGCGCGCCTACGACATGCTCGTCCAGTGCGAGGCGGGCCTGGTCTCGGTGACCGGCACCCCGGAGCAGCCGGTCAAGGCGGGGATCCCGGCGGCGGACATCGCGGCCGCCATGTACGCCTTCTCGGGCGTGCTCGCCGCCCTGCTGCGGCGCGGGACCACCGGGCGCGGGGGCAGGGTGGAGGTGTCGATGCTCGACGCGCTCGCCGAGTGGATGGGACATCCGCTGCACCACACCATGCACGGCGGGGAGCAGCCGGTGCGGACGGGCCTGGCGCACGCCGTGATCGCCCCCTACGACGCCTACCCGACGGCGGACGGGGACCGGGTGCTGCTGTCGGTGCAGAACGACCGGGAGTGGCGGCGGCTTGCCGAACAGGTGCTGGAGCGGCCCGACTTGGCCGAGGACCCGGGGTTCGCGACGAACTCCGCGCGCACCGCGAACCGGGAGAAGACCGACGCGGTGGTCGCCGAAGCGCTGGGCCGGCTCGACGCGGACACGGCGATCGAGCGGCTGGAGGCGGCGGGCATCGCCTGCGCGCGGCTGAACTCGGTGGCGCAGCTCGCCGCGCACCCGCAGCTGGAGGCCCGGGACCGCTGGCGGGAGGTGGGCTCGCCGGCGGGCCCGCTGCGGGCCCTGCTGCCGCCGATCGGACTGCCCGGCGGCGCGGCACCGCACATGGGTGCGGTGCCCGCGCTCGGCGAGCACACCGAAGCCCTGCTGCGCGCCCTGGGGATGACGGGCGAACAGATCACGGCATTGCGCCGGGACGGCGTGGTTCGCTGA
- a CDS encoding serine/threonine-protein kinase: protein MRLSVTESAADGDGAGGRVIAGRYRLLGPLGRGGMGMVWRALDEVLGREVAIKEVRAPAGMDEAEVTRMYRRLEREAWAAARVSHRGVVTVYDVATEDGRPWIVMEIVRGLSLAEVLEADGPLTPQRTAHIGEQVLAALGSAHEAGVLHRDVKPGNVLIANDGRVVLGDFGIASLEGSTAITMTGEVVGSPEFLPPERVLGREPGPGSDLWALGVTLYLAVEGTPPFHRESPVATLRAVVDEDFPPPRRAGPLTPVLEGLLVKDPEERLSAAEAARMLRVVGAGGTVRASGGPVSGPAAAPVRGSEDPTSVAHHGYGHPTPPLPVSGPGTGATRTVPPEPERNAAGMVLAGGIVVLLAVVVLLGWLLLKDRDTGGDGGDGATPAPTLTQSASPSPTPSPSASPSPSPSASASPSATPPGVTLSAVRAVRDTYSGACPAPGAEAPAFTATVAVDRTPAVVEYRWATRSGQTSGPGWQTLAYPAGGPGSVKLDHTELTHYPDATFEDAVRLEVRSPSAVASDWLEFSVTCEEEETPTGGASSPSASGGTPGPTASPSPNPGPTASP, encoded by the coding sequence ATGAGGCTTTCGGTGACTGAGTCGGCGGCGGACGGGGACGGCGCCGGCGGGAGGGTCATCGCCGGACGGTACCGCCTGCTGGGTCCGCTCGGCCGCGGCGGGATGGGCATGGTGTGGCGGGCCCTGGACGAGGTCCTGGGGCGCGAGGTCGCCATCAAGGAGGTGCGCGCACCCGCCGGGATGGACGAGGCCGAGGTGACCCGGATGTACCGGCGCCTGGAGCGGGAGGCCTGGGCCGCGGCCCGCGTCTCGCACCGGGGCGTGGTCACCGTCTACGACGTGGCCACCGAGGACGGCCGGCCCTGGATCGTGATGGAGATCGTACGGGGCCTCTCGCTCGCGGAGGTCCTGGAGGCCGACGGGCCGCTCACCCCGCAGCGGACCGCCCACATCGGCGAGCAGGTGCTGGCCGCGCTGGGCTCCGCGCACGAGGCGGGGGTGCTGCACCGGGACGTCAAACCGGGCAACGTGCTGATCGCCAATGACGGCCGGGTGGTGCTCGGGGACTTCGGGATCGCGAGCCTGGAGGGCTCCACCGCCATCACCATGACGGGCGAGGTGGTCGGCTCGCCCGAATTCCTGCCGCCCGAGCGGGTGTTGGGGCGCGAGCCCGGGCCCGGGTCGGACCTGTGGGCGCTCGGGGTGACGCTGTACCTGGCCGTGGAGGGGACCCCGCCCTTCCACAGGGAGTCCCCGGTGGCCACGCTGCGGGCGGTGGTGGACGAGGACTTCCCGCCACCGCGGCGGGCCGGACCGCTGACGCCCGTACTGGAGGGGCTGCTGGTCAAGGACCCCGAGGAGCGGCTGTCCGCGGCGGAGGCGGCCCGGATGCTGCGCGTCGTGGGCGCGGGCGGGACCGTACGGGCCTCCGGCGGGCCGGTGTCGGGTCCCGCGGCGGCTCCGGTGCGGGGCTCCGAGGACCCGACCTCGGTGGCGCATCACGGGTACGGCCACCCCACCCCGCCACTGCCGGTGTCCGGCCCCGGGACCGGGGCAACGCGCACCGTTCCCCCGGAGCCCGAACGGAACGCGGCCGGGATGGTGCTGGCCGGCGGGATCGTGGTGCTGCTCGCGGTGGTGGTCCTGCTGGGCTGGCTGCTGCTGAAGGACCGCGACACGGGCGGGGACGGCGGTGACGGGGCGACGCCCGCCCCGACCCTCACGCAGAGCGCTTCGCCTTCGCCGACCCCTTCGCCGAGCGCGTCCCCCTCGCCTTCGCCGTCCGCCTCCGCCTCACCGTCGGCCACGCCGCCGGGCGTCACCCTGTCCGCGGTGCGGGCCGTCCGTGACACCTACAGCGGCGCGTGCCCCGCGCCCGGCGCCGAGGCGCCCGCCTTCACCGCCACCGTGGCGGTGGACCGTACCCCGGCGGTGGTGGAGTACCGGTGGGCCACGCGCAGCGGGCAGACCTCGGGCCCCGGCTGGCAGACCCTGGCCTATCCGGCGGGCGGGCCCGGGAGCGTGAAGCTGGACCACACGGAGCTGACGCACTATCCGGACGCGACCTTCGAGGACGCGGTGCGCCTCGAAGTCCGGAGCCCGTCGGCGGTGGCTTCGGACTGGCTGGAGTTCTCGGTGACGTGCGAGGAGGAGGAGACCCCGACGGGCGGGGCCTCCTCCCCCAGTGCTTCCGGTGGCACACCCGGACCGACCGCTTCCCCGTCACCGAACCCGGGGCCTACGGCAAGTCCGTGA